Proteins encoded in a region of the Campylobacter geochelonis genome:
- a CDS encoding calcium-binding protein, translating into MTQEQKEQQARFEGIMKGIIEATNDRNKGISLGKLSELGALAKSYSYVDNMATVYKIANDKDKAGALGFETSKLAGIAAGIKLGINIGKPIKNGRIKAFITFIGGAIGAYIGENGVSHFEAQIRNSSNSILNPLSFLFNPFDFRWNGKDPSWLENFKDFWNPFLNPTIYDPLVLDLNGDGVINTLTLQDSNIHFDHNSDNISFKTSWVDKVDGILVIDKNSNGIIDNGNELFGNFTNINNNNLSINNGTNINSNIQSVNLNISTNQDLDKNKINLNSNNANIDNLTNNPTNTPNSQTKFASNGFKALKEYDSNNDGIIDDNDKEFLNLKIWQDMNEDAITDKGELKTLNELGIKSLNLTNIQTINKQLDKDNTLELISSFTKFDNSTHALADINLSVDTTSSIHKDNINLTLEQSKVANVKGYGFLRDLNEAAAISHELNGILNTYSLSSSKKAQLELLPTIVSLWTKTSTKESANITLNKAKLFDDIDSNVLYDTTSLQHLTLSHISTNPRAMRLTPSQMNTYRNFQISQDMLNEFETLRPKLAIINSFNGKSVDSVYITSNNDFINLKNRINQTYDSILDFTYKSLLTQTRLKKYIDLINIDIIQTPNQDSASATSNINTTENIKFEFKLDYNAALELFKRNNQLNPKQAFIDLAEFIDLFESKSDIEDGLALLSNFAINAKEQGVLKEYLNTLSKDTVLNLSTQIGTNNNDTLIGSNILDGKDSLKGLDGDDILIGGVGDDVLNGGKGSDTYIFSKNFGNDTIDNYDTTNQIKDSNLNKNSLNLNSPTSLNNSSNLLNNTLNNNSSTINDSSLNLNIYNNSNSILDKKIDTIKFIDGIKQKDVSFKRDSLDLVISVDISDDSSALLNLTNPTQTNTIRVLNFFKDDATLNYVIDKVVFKDSNQTLLLEEIINQTMKSSQHNDNIEVFYKNKDYTINSLSGDDKIITKDGNDTIYSEDGNDTIDSGSGDDYIDGGRGDDNIYGGDGDDVIIGGSGDDTLQGGMGSDRYIFFKDFGNDTIINFNPDSSKDSIKFSDGIVKDNIVFKRDNLNLVFILKDNANYLANTTSNSNILKNSIANYEDITTNQDINKITIIDFFRKTGSKLYNAINEIEFSDGNTMSLRDIANHLALNADDSDNTIEALSDDSYVVDAKGGDDVIVTKGGNDTLIGGAGNDTLQGGLGNDTYIFGKEFGKDVIINNNPNALSIDTIKFIDGISKDDILFSIKDNDLVITLKNNQENFITIKEFYKQEYGVYNNTITSIEFDDLATMHLDDINKAIIDNKSSDIVKTISSYGYDIDKSDSKVGVSIDLSNGDDSIVASSFNDTIHSNSGNDIINGGSGDDYINAGAGNDIITGGKGNDSLQGGKGNDTYVFGKEFGKDVVINYKDSINEIDIIKFIDGIRKEDLIFKQTNLDLTIAIKDTNDSILIQNFYKTYTDKADFIINKIEFDDKSFLNLKDINELAFEFIDNDSNLVSVTTNDNYLINISKLNNGKEISTLGGNDIITGSSGDDIINAGAGNDIITGGKGNDTLQSAKGNDTYVFGKEFGKDIIVSIRGGGNGDKDKIKFIDGIRKEDLLFTQDKLDLIISLKNSNDSIVVENFYSIYRDESRNKISLIEFDDLTTLSLKRINELALLGSSVDKLVNTNDDYTIDKTSSTLSLNIATLKGNDTIKSGSGDDSINAGDGNDTIMGGVGNDTINGGAGNDVYVFGWGFGQDTIINHKTNTNEIDTIKFVDGIRKNDLIFRQDGLNLIISLKHSNDFIIIENFYKLYEGTSKHIVDKIEFDDNSSLNIKDINELALKFIDNSSDNVLVTTNDNYEVNLNKVEKGKIITTLGGNDNIISSDKNDTINSGSGDDKISANDGNDKIYALSGADYIDGGMGDDYIDAGSGDDVLIGGAGNDILLGGNGSDRYVFDKDFGNDIVINKKDDYSFDIIEFIDNTTKDDLIFKQINLDLKIYHKSSNSSITVKEFYTIDNNKALNTIDQILFKDGSYINLKEINQLALNHADDDSIRLDVVTNDNYTLSAGAKDDSITMLGGDDYINSNEGNDGIFAGAGKDYIDSGSGDDYIDSGSGDDILVGGAGNDRLIGSSGDDIYRFFKGFGKDTIINQKSTLEEIDTIEFADGIKKDDVIFKQKDDNLVISLKDSGDSIEVINFFKDVSFTVDRVKFSDGSLLSLKDMIYLSLINTTQGDDKISVLQDDDYTIYAKGGNDTVITKGGDDYIDAGMGDDYIDTGAGDDILIGGSGNDILIGGSGNDRYVFNSGFGKDIIDNAGFGYDKIELDNIKAQDLSFIYYENKDELIITLKNSDDSISVKNFVKEPIEEIVFSNNEKLYKQDIINKATIIGSDDEIVMLKDGIFNAKTGDDIYNIAKLGINVVIDDKFSIFGIDRYSGNNTLKFGMDIDKNDLSYKIDKKDLNISLKDNPSTNITIKNFFDNHSLIETLKFSDNSSLNLKEVVFDKFKPVITSSVFNLNEDSTLDSILKVDNPLNTNLTYELVSSASNSTFDLKDDASFKLIPNLNFNGKDSITLKVTNEYGMSSTKKIVFDIAPINDAPMFESKHTIYELNDIRDLNFVLKADDIDSDNLTFSIKKDSLNGNLTIGDNGAFSYKPNKLFIGKDSAIIIVSDTYNAIDEILVEFDIKVSSPVIKTDILNISEDKNLVANIDIINKTSSNLTYEILNSPLNLKANLDKDNNLSLIPNLNYNGSDSITLKVTNEYGLSDIKTISLEVAPVNDAPEFKELITAYELKNTSTISSSFDAFDVDGNKLSYKIIKDSKHGVISLDDSGVFSYTKDTNFIGKDSAIVEVSDGKLTATKELIFNSLGYQVDSNLDITILPNQTIDTTLKLSNSYKEDISFIKDSENLIIKDSVTNSSITLKEYFTSKHLIKEISFKDKTTVNISNENLSLVAKQWWQINPQARLNTSGVIVSNTNNSILYGSGKNDTIISTSTNSTIRSYEGDDFIYAKDNNTIYSYSGNDTIISYNNDIVYAGNDDDTLISKANNSTLQGENGNDTYIITKEATNTTIKDKELINLIEGGDDTLILKGVKKEEISFKLDGVFMQDLVIRYGSDNNTTLTIKNQTNKYSQIETIKLDDNSFISNEQIDKIIQQVNAYTSDNGISNITHDEARNNQAIMQIYASGWGS; encoded by the coding sequence ATGACACAAGAGCAAAAAGAACAACAAGCAAGATTTGAAGGCATTATGAAAGGTATTATTGAAGCTACAAATGATAGAAATAAAGGTATATCTTTAGGTAAATTATCAGAACTAGGCGCATTAGCTAAATCATATTCATATGTAGATAATATGGCAACAGTTTATAAGATAGCTAACGATAAAGATAAGGCAGGAGCATTGGGTTTTGAGACTAGTAAGTTGGCTGGTATTGCCGCTGGTATAAAGCTTGGAATAAATATAGGAAAGCCTATAAAAAATGGAAGAATAAAAGCTTTTATTACATTTATTGGCGGTGCAATTGGTGCTTATATTGGTGAAAATGGTGTTAGCCATTTTGAGGCACAAATACGAAATAGTTCTAATTCTATTTTAAATCCACTTTCTTTTCTATTTAACCCATTCGACTTTAGATGGAACGGCAAAGACCCTAGTTGGTTAGAAAATTTTAAAGATTTTTGGAATCCTTTCCTAAACCCTACAATCTATGACCCATTAGTCTTAGACTTAAATGGAGATGGAGTAATCAATACTCTAACTCTACAAGATTCAAACATCCATTTCGACCATAACTCAGATAATATATCCTTTAAAACTTCTTGGGTAGATAAAGTTGATGGAATACTAGTAATAGATAAAAACAGCAATGGAATCATAGATAATGGAAATGAGTTATTTGGAAACTTTACAAATATAAATAACAATAATTTAAGTATAAATAATGGAACTAACATAAATTCAAACATTCAATCAGTTAATTTAAATATATCTACTAATCAAGATTTAGATAAAAACAAAATTAATTTAAATTCAAACAATGCAAATATAGATAATTTAACTAACAATCCAACTAATACTCCAAACTCGCAAACAAAATTTGCCTCTAATGGATTTAAAGCACTAAAAGAGTATGACTCAAACAATGATGGTATTATCGATGACAATGATAAAGAGTTTTTAAATTTAAAGATTTGGCAAGATATGAATGAAGATGCTATAACAGATAAAGGCGAGTTAAAGACACTTAATGAGCTTGGGATTAAATCTTTAAATTTGACAAACATTCAAACTATAAATAAACAATTAGATAAAGATAATACACTAGAACTAATCAGCTCTTTTACTAAATTTGATAACTCTACTCATGCTTTAGCAGATATAAATCTAAGCGTAGATACAACTAGTTCAATTCATAAAGATAATATAAATCTTACATTAGAGCAAAGCAAAGTAGCAAATGTAAAAGGATATGGGTTTTTAAGAGATTTGAATGAAGCAGCAGCCATTTCGCATGAACTAAATGGTATTTTAAATACATATTCACTATCTTCTTCTAAAAAAGCTCAACTAGAGCTTTTGCCTACTATCGTATCTTTATGGACTAAAACTTCAACTAAAGAAAGTGCTAATATAACGTTAAATAAAGCTAAGTTGTTTGATGATATAGATAGTAACGTTTTATACGATACTACATCGCTACAACATCTAACATTATCTCATATATCTACTAACCCAAGAGCCATGAGACTAACTCCATCGCAAATGAATACATACAGAAACTTTCAAATATCACAAGATATGTTAAATGAGTTTGAAACACTCAGACCAAAACTTGCTATAATAAATTCTTTTAATGGTAAATCAGTAGATAGTGTTTATATAACATCTAATAATGATTTTATAAACCTAAAAAACAGAATTAATCAAACTTATGATAGTATATTAGACTTTACTTATAAATCACTTCTAACACAGACAAGGCTAAAAAAATATATAGATTTGATTAACATTGATATTATTCAAACACCTAATCAAGATAGCGCATCGGCTACTTCAAATATAAATACTACAGAAAATATAAAATTTGAATTTAAGTTAGATTATAATGCTGCGCTAGAGCTATTTAAAAGAAATAACCAACTAAACCCCAAACAAGCCTTCATAGATTTAGCTGAGTTTATAGATCTATTTGAAAGTAAAAGTGATATAGAAGATGGGTTAGCTCTTCTTTCAAACTTTGCTATAAATGCAAAAGAACAAGGAGTCTTAAAAGAGTATCTAAACACTCTTTCTAAAGATACCGTTTTAAACCTCTCTACTCAAATAGGAACAAATAACAATGATACTCTAATAGGCTCAAACATCTTAGATGGTAAAGATAGTCTAAAAGGACTTGATGGAGATGATATACTAATAGGTGGAGTTGGAGATGATGTTTTAAATGGCGGAAAAGGAAGCGATACATATATATTTTCTAAAAACTTTGGAAATGATACTATAGATAACTATGATACCACTAATCAAATAAAAGATAGTAATTTAAATAAAAATAGCTTAAATCTAAATTCGCCAACAAGTTTAAATAATTCTTCAAATTTATTAAATAATACTTTAAATAACAATTCAAGCACTATAAATGATAGCTCTTTGAATTTAAACATTTATAATAACTCAAACTCTATCTTAGATAAAAAAATCGATACTATTAAATTTATAGATGGTATCAAACAAAAAGATGTTAGTTTTAAAAGAGACAGTCTTGATTTAGTTATAAGTGTAGATATATCAGATGATAGTAGTGCTTTATTAAATTTAACTAATCCAACCCAAACAAATACTATAAGAGTATTAAACTTCTTTAAAGATGATGCTACTTTAAACTATGTCATAGATAAGGTTGTATTCAAAGACTCAAACCAAACTCTACTACTAGAAGAGATTATAAATCAAACTATGAAATCATCACAGCATAATGATAATATAGAAGTCTTTTATAAAAACAAAGATTATACTATAAACTCACTTAGTGGGGATGATAAGATAATAACTAAAGATGGAAACGATACTATCTATTCAGAAGATGGCAATGATACTATAGATAGCGGAAGTGGAGATGACTATATAGATGGTGGAAGAGGAGATGATAATATATATGGCGGGGATGGCGATGATGTTATTATAGGTGGAAGCGGAGACGATACATTACAAGGTGGTATGGGAAGTGATAGGTATATATTCTTCAAAGATTTTGGAAATGATACAATCATAAACTTTAACCCGGACAGCAGTAAAGATAGTATTAAATTTAGTGATGGTATAGTTAAAGATAATATAGTATTTAAAAGAGATAACTTAAACTTAGTTTTTATACTAAAAGATAATGCAAACTACTTAGCTAATACTACATCAAACTCAAACATCCTTAAAAACAGTATAGCCAACTATGAAGATATAACCACAAACCAAGATATAAATAAAATAACTATAATAGACTTCTTTAGAAAGACAGGCTCAAAGCTTTATAATGCTATAAATGAGATAGAATTTAGCGATGGAAATACTATGAGTTTAAGAGATATCGCAAATCATCTAGCACTAAATGCCGATGATAGTGATAATACCATAGAGGCTTTAAGTGATGATAGTTACGTTGTAGATGCTAAAGGTGGAGATGATGTTATAGTTACAAAAGGCGGAAATGATACTTTAATAGGTGGAGCTGGCAATGACACTTTACAAGGTGGGCTTGGAAATGATACTTATATATTTGGCAAAGAGTTTGGTAAAGATGTTATCATAAACAACAACCCAAATGCTTTATCTATAGATACTATTAAATTTATAGATGGTATAAGCAAGGATGACATACTCTTTAGCATTAAAGATAATGATTTGGTTATAACTTTAAAAAACAATCAAGAAAATTTCATCACTATAAAAGAATTTTATAAACAAGAGTATGGTGTATATAATAATACAATTACTAGTATAGAATTTGATGATTTAGCTACTATGCATTTAGATGATATAAATAAAGCAATTATAGATAATAAATCTAGCGATATAGTAAAAACAATATCTTCATATGGATATGACATAGATAAAAGTGATAGTAAAGTAGGTGTTAGTATAGATTTATCAAATGGCGATGATAGTATAGTAGCAAGTAGCTTTAATGATACTATACACTCAAACAGTGGAAATGATATTATAAATGGTGGAAGTGGAGATGACTACATAAATGCAGGAGCTGGCAATGATATCATAACTGGTGGTAAGGGTAATGATAGCTTGCAAGGTGGAAAAGGAAATGATACTTATGTGTTTGGAAAAGAATTTGGTAAAGACGTTGTTATAAACTATAAAGATAGCATAAATGAGATAGATATTATTAAATTTATAGATGGCATTAGAAAAGAGGATTTGATATTTAAACAAACTAATTTGGATTTAACTATAGCTATTAAAGATACAAACGATTCTATCCTTATCCAAAATTTTTATAAAACATATACAGATAAAGCAGATTTTATTATAAATAAAATAGAATTTGATGATAAGTCGTTTTTAAATCTAAAAGATATCAATGAGCTGGCGTTTGAATTTATAGATAATGATAGCAATCTTGTATCGGTAACTACAAATGATAACTACTTAATCAATATATCTAAACTAAATAATGGCAAAGAGATATCTACGCTTGGTGGTAATGATATTATAACGGGTAGTAGTGGAGATGATATTATAAATGCAGGAGCTGGCAATGATATCATAACCGGTGGTAAAGGAAATGATACTTTACAAAGCGCAAAAGGAAATGATACCTATGTATTTGGAAAAGAATTTGGTAAAGATATTATAGTCTCTATTCGTGGTGGTGGAAATGGCGATAAAGATAAGATAAAGTTTATAGATGGTATTAGAAAAGAGGATTTATTATTTACCCAAGACAAATTAGACTTGATTATATCTTTAAAAAATAGCAACGACTCTATAGTTGTAGAAAATTTCTATAGCATATATCGTGATGAGAGTAGAAATAAAATATCTTTAATAGAATTTGATGATTTAACTACACTATCTTTAAAACGCATTAATGAACTTGCTTTGCTTGGCAGTTCTGTTGATAAGCTTGTAAATACAAATGATGATTATACTATAGATAAAACATCATCAACACTAAGCTTAAACATAGCTACTCTTAAAGGCAATGATACTATAAAAAGCGGAAGTGGCGATGATAGTATAAATGCAGGAGATGGTAACGATACTATCATGGGTGGAGTTGGAAATGATACTATAAATGGTGGAGCTGGAAATGATGTTTATGTGTTTGGTTGGGGCTTTGGACAAGATACGATTATAAATCATAAAACAAATACAAACGAAATAGATACTATAAAATTTGTTGATGGTATTAGAAAAAATGATTTGATATTTAGGCAAGATGGTTTAAATTTGATAATTTCATTAAAACATAGTAATGATTTTATTATCATTGAAAATTTCTATAAATTATATGAAGGCACATCAAAACATATAGTAGATAAAATAGAATTTGATGATAATAGCTCTTTAAATATTAAAGATATCAATGAATTAGCACTTAAATTTATTGATAACAGTTCTGATAATGTCTTAGTAACTACAAATGATAACTATGAAGTAAATTTAAATAAAGTTGAAAAAGGAAAAATCATAACCACACTAGGTGGTAACGATAATATAATTAGTAGTGATAAAAATGATACTATAAATTCAGGAAGTGGTGATGATAAGATATCTGCTAATGATGGAAATGATAAAATCTATGCCTTAAGTGGAGCTGATTATATCGATGGTGGAATGGGAGATGACTACATAGATGCCGGAAGTGGAGATGATGTACTTATAGGTGGAGCTGGTAATGATATATTACTTGGTGGAAATGGAAGTGATAGGTATGTATTTGATAAAGACTTTGGAAATGATATAGTCATTAATAAAAAAGATGATTATAGCTTTGATATTATTGAATTTATAGATAATACTACTAAAGATGATTTGATATTTAAACAAATAAATTTAGACTTAAAAATATATCATAAATCCAGCAATAGCTCTATAACTGTAAAAGAGTTTTATACTATTGATAATAATAAAGCTTTAAATACAATAGATCAAATCCTCTTTAAAGATGGATCTTATATAAATTTAAAAGAGATAAATCAGTTAGCTTTAAATCATGCAGATGATGATAGTATCAGACTAGATGTAGTTACAAATGATAATTACACTCTTAGTGCAGGAGCTAAAGATGATAGTATAACTATGCTTGGTGGAGACGATTATATAAATTCAAACGAGGGAAATGATGGGATATTTGCTGGAGCAGGAAAAGACTATATAGACTCTGGAAGTGGTGATGATTATATAGACTCTGGAAGTGGAGATGATATACTTGTAGGTGGAGCTGGTAATGATAGATTAATAGGTTCAAGTGGTGATGATATATATAGATTTTTTAAAGGCTTTGGCAAGGATACTATAATCAATCAAAAAAGCACTTTAGAAGAGATTGATACTATAGAATTTGCAGATGGAATTAAAAAAGATGATGTCATCTTTAAACAAAAAGATGATAACTTGGTTATATCTTTAAAAGATAGTGGTGATAGTATAGAGGTAATTAACTTTTTTAAAGATGTAAGTTTTACTGTAGATAGGGTTAAATTTAGTGATGGCTCGCTACTAAGTCTTAAAGATATGATATATTTAAGCTTGATTAATACAACACAAGGCGATGATAAGATATCTGTTTTACAAGATGATGATTATACTATATATGCCAAAGGTGGCAATGATACAGTTATAACTAAAGGTGGAGATGATTATATAGATGCTGGAATGGGAGATGACTATATAGATACAGGTGCTGGTGATGATATACTTATAGGTGGAAGTGGCAATGATATCTTAATAGGTGGAAGTGGTAATGATAGATATGTTTTTAATAGTGGCTTTGGAAAAGATATTATAGATAATGCTGGCTTTGGATACGATAAGATAGAATTAGATAACATAAAAGCACAAGATCTATCTTTTATCTATTATGAAAATAAAGATGAGCTAATTATAACTTTAAAAAATAGCGACGATAGTATAAGTGTTAAGAACTTTGTCAAAGAACCTATAGAGGAGATTGTTTTTAGCAATAATGAAAAACTATATAAACAAGATATTATAAATAAAGCAACTATTATAGGTAGCGATGATGAAATAGTTATGCTTAAAGATGGCATATTTAATGCAAAAACAGGAGATGATATTTATAATATAGCAAAACTAGGTATAAATGTAGTTATAGATGATAAATTTAGCATCTTTGGTATAGATAGATATAGCGGAAACAATACATTAAAATTTGGCATGGATATAGATAAAAATGACCTATCCTACAAGATAGATAAAAAAGATCTAAATATTAGCCTAAAAGATAACCCTAGTACAAATATAACTATAAAAAACTTCTTTGATAATCACTCTTTGATTGAAACTCTTAAATTTAGTGATAACTCATCTTTAAATTTAAAAGAGGTTGTATTTGATAAGTTTAAACCAGTTATTACTAGCTCTGTATTTAATCTTAATGAAGATAGTACCTTAGACTCTATCTTAAAGGTAGATAACCCACTAAATACAAATCTAACTTATGAATTAGTATCAAGTGCTTCAAACTCAACGTTTGATTTAAAAGATGATGCTAGCTTTAAACTTATTCCAAATTTAAACTTTAATGGCAAAGATAGTATAACTTTAAAAGTAACAAATGAGTATGGTATGAGTAGTACTAAAAAGATAGTATTTGATATAGCACCTATAAATGATGCTCCTATGTTTGAGTCTAAACATACTATATATGAGTTAAATGATATTAGAGATTTAAACTTTGTATTAAAAGCAGATGATATAGATAGTGATAATTTAACATTTAGTATTAAAAAAGATAGTTTAAATGGTAATTTAACTATTGGCGATAATGGAGCATTTAGTTATAAACCTAATAAGCTATTTATAGGAAAAGATAGTGCTATTATCATAGTTAGCGATACATACAATGCTATTGATGAAATCTTAGTAGAGTTTGATATAAAGGTAAGCAGCCCAGTTATAAAAACAGATATTTTAAATATAAGTGAAGATAAAAATTTAGTAGCAAATATAGATATTATAAATAAAACAAGCTCAAACCTAACCTATGAGATACTAAACTCTCCACTAAATTTAAAGGCAAATTTAGATAAAGATAATAATCTATCTTTAATACCAAATCTAAACTATAATGGAAGTGATAGTATAACCTTAAAAGTAACAAATGAGTATGGATTAAGTGATATAAAAACTATAAGCTTAGAGGTAGCACCAGTAAATGATGCTCCAGAGTTTAAAGAGTTAATAACTGCATATGAACTTAAAAACACAAGCACCATATCAAGTAGTTTCGATGCATTTGATGTTGATGGTAATAAACTTAGTTATAAGATTATTAAAGATAGTAAACATGGAGTAATAAGCTTAGATGATAGTGGAGTATTCTCCTATACAAAAGATACAAATTTTATAGGTAAAGATAGTGCTATAGTAGAAGTAAGTGATGGTAAACTAACAGCTACTAAAGAGCTTATATTTAACTCCTTAGGATACCAAGTAGATAGTAACTTAGATATAACCATACTACCAAATCAGACTATAGATACTACGCTTAAACTAAGTAACTCTTATAAAGAGGATATTAGCTTTATAAAAGATAGTGAGAATCTTATTATAAAAGATAGCGTTACAAACTCAAGTATTACATTAAAAGAGTATTTTACATCTAAACATTTGATAAAAGAGATATCTTTTAAAGATAAAACTACTGTAAATATCTCTAATGAAAATCTATCTTTAGTAGCTAAACAGTGGTGGCAAATAAATCCACAAGCTAGATTAAACACTAGTGGAGTTATAGTATCAAATACAAATAACTCAATTCTATATGGAAGTGGCAAAAACGATACAATCATATCAACTAGCACCAACTCAACCATACGCTCATATGAAGGGGATGACTTTATCTATGCTAAAGATAACAATACTATCTACTCATACTCCGGTAACGATACAATCATATCTTATAACAATGACATAGTATATGCAGGAAATGATGATGACACCTTAATATCTAAAGCAAACAACTCAACTCTACAAGGAGAAAATGGTAATGATACATATATCATAACTAAAGAAGCAACCAACACAACTATAAAAGATAAAGAGCTAATAAATTTAATAGAAGGTGGAGATGATACCTTAATACTTAAAGGAGTTAAAAAAGAAGAGATTAGCTTTAAACTAGATGGAGTATTTATGCAAGACTTAGTTATAAGATATGGAAGCGATAACAACACTACTTTAACAATCAAAAACCAAACAAACAAATATTCTCAAATAGAGACAATCAAACTAGATGATAACTCATTTATCTCAAATGAACAAATAGATAAGATAATACAACAAGTAAATGCTTATACGAGCGATAATGGTATATCAAACATAACTCACGATGAAGCAAGAAACAATCAAGCCATTATGCAAATATATGCTAGTGGATGGGGAAGTTAA
- a CDS encoding ankyrin repeat domain-containing protein produces MNQTSKNFIITIAVIFITILAYLYKTNQLPNLTNQTSHFTITSDTNVSAIPGLSKYVTQEEVDEFGFSYSDIHCDKETNSTLIPLRNALQEKDTYKVINFLKEHNLSADIKMVDGKTPIMYSSFYNDLNTTMELYKIGANLHIKDRYKLNALAYAISINSANTVKFLLDNNVAMQETPVVQMYGAGVASFYRQIDKIIINNYDMQIGYETGITLFKCGEGRYGDGLNPFLYIVYSNLYDTAKVVLESGYKPTECSWGSNKYAVDCYKKITEYDNYEPMLELMLKYNVPGQPTKEQLKEAYDECYEFYYDKCFYDYKNQCNPVFEIYPEIYALKNKYKMFKRYCPDKNGTFKDTKEFINYKNAKNRSYSISSIIASDMKNVFIKDKNITLENLMIDTYKKSTNENEKDFLKTYYLKNYKNDF; encoded by the coding sequence TTGAACCAAACATCTAAAAATTTTATCATAACCATAGCTGTTATATTTATAACTATACTTGCATATCTTTATAAAACCAACCAACTACCAAATTTAACCAACCAAACCTCTCACTTCACAATCACTTCAGACACAAACGTTTCTGCTATACCAGGACTTAGTAAGTATGTAACTCAAGAAGAGGTTGATGAGTTTGGGTTTAGCTATTCTGATATCCATTGTGATAAGGAGACAAATTCCACTCTTATACCACTAAGAAATGCACTACAAGAAAAAGACACTTATAAAGTTATAAACTTTTTAAAAGAGCATAATCTAAGTGCGGATATTAAAATGGTAGATGGAAAGACTCCTATAATGTATAGCTCTTTTTATAATGATTTAAATACAACAATGGAATTATATAAAATAGGAGCAAACCTACATATTAAAGATAGATATAAACTAAATGCTCTAGCATATGCTATAAGCATAAACTCTGCGAACACAGTTAAATTTCTACTTGATAATAATGTAGCTATGCAAGAAACCCCAGTGGTTCAAATGTATGGTGCAGGAGTAGCTAGTTTCTATAGACAGATAGATAAGATTATTATAAATAACTATGATATGCAGATAGGTTATGAAACAGGAATAACTCTGTTTAAGTGCGGAGAAGGTAGATATGGTGATGGTTTAAATCCTTTTTTATACATAGTTTATTCAAATTTATATGACACAGCAAAAGTTGTTTTAGAAAGTGGATATAAGCCAACTGAATGCAGTTGGGGTTCTAATAAATACGCAGTTGATTGCTATAAAAAGATAACAGAATATGACAACTACGAACCTATGCTAGAACTTATGCTTAAATACAACGTCCCTGGACAACCTACAAAAGAGCAGCTAAAAGAGGCGTATGATGAGTGTTATGAATTTTACTATGATAAATGTTTTTATGATTATAAAAATCAATGTAATCCAGTATTTGAAATATATCCTGAAATTTATGCTTTAAAAAATAAATATAAAATGTTTAAGAGATATTGTCCTGATAAAAATGGAACTTTTAAAGATACAAAAGAATTTATTAATTATAAAAATGCAAAAAATAGGTCTTATTCTATATCATCTATCATAGCTAGTGATATGAAAAATGTTTTTATAAAAGATAAAAATATTACGCTAGAAAATTTAATGATTGATACATATAAAAAAAGCACCAACGAAAATGAAAAAGATTTTCTTAAAACATATTATTTAAAGAATTATAAGAATGATTTTTAA